In the genome of Notamacropus eugenii isolate mMacEug1 chromosome 5, mMacEug1.pri_v2, whole genome shotgun sequence, one region contains:
- the AP1S2 gene encoding AP-1 complex subunit sigma-2 isoform X11 yields MMQFMLLFSRQGKLRLQKWYVPLSDKEKKKITRELVQTVLARKPKMCSFLEWRDLKIVYKRYASLYFCCAIEDQDNELITLEIIHRYVELLDKYFGSVCELDIIFNFEKAYFILDEFLLGGEVQETSKKNVLKAIEQADLLQENQNEDWGATP; encoded by the exons ATG ATGCAGTTTATGTTGCTTTTTAGTCGTCAAGGAAAGCTCCGACTCCAGAAATGGTATGTTCCACTGTcggacaaagaaaagaaaaaaatcacaagagaACTTGTTCAAACAGTTTTAGCCCGTAAACCCAAAATGTGCAGTTTTTTGGAGTGGCGAGATCTGAAGATTGTCTACAAAag ATATGCTAGCCTGTATTTCTGCTGTGCTATTGAAGATCAGGATAATGAACTAATTACCCTGGAAATAATTCATCGTTACGTTGAACTACTTGACAAATATTTTGGCAGT GTGTGTGAACTTGATATCATCTTTAACTTTGAGAAAGCTTATTTTATTCTGGATGAATTTCTTTTGGGAGGAGAAGTTCAGGAAACATCCAAGAAAAATGTACTTAAAGCCATTGAACAGGCAGATCTACTCCAAGAG
- the AP1S2 gene encoding AP-1 complex subunit sigma-2 isoform X6, which translates to MMQFMLLFSRQGKLRLQKWYVPLSDKEKKKITRELVQTVLARKPKMCSFLEWRDLKIVYKRYASLYFCCAIEDQDNELITLEIIHRYVELLDKYFGSVCELDIIFNFEKAYFILDEFLLGGEVQETSKKNVLKAIEQADLLQEEAETPRSVLEEIGLT; encoded by the exons ATG ATGCAGTTTATGTTGCTTTTTAGTCGTCAAGGAAAGCTCCGACTCCAGAAATGGTATGTTCCACTGTcggacaaagaaaagaaaaaaatcacaagagaACTTGTTCAAACAGTTTTAGCCCGTAAACCCAAAATGTGCAGTTTTTTGGAGTGGCGAGATCTGAAGATTGTCTACAAAag ATATGCTAGCCTGTATTTCTGCTGTGCTATTGAAGATCAGGATAATGAACTAATTACCCTGGAAATAATTCATCGTTACGTTGAACTACTTGACAAATATTTTGGCAGT GTGTGTGAACTTGATATCATCTTTAACTTTGAGAAAGCTTATTTTATTCTGGATGAATTTCTTTTGGGAGGAGAAGTTCAGGAAACATCCAAGAAAAATGTACTTAAAGCCATTGAACAGGCAGATCTACTCCAAGAG
- the AP1S2 gene encoding AP-1 complex subunit sigma-2 isoform X9, whose translation MMQFMLLFSRQGKLRLQKWYVPLSDKEKKKITRELVQTVLARKPKMCSFLEWRDLKIVYKRYASLYFCCAIEDQDNELITLEIIHRYVELLDKYFGSVCELDIIFNFEKAYFILDEFLLGGEVQETSKKNVLKAIEQADLLQEPRHEYFNVPVY comes from the exons ATG ATGCAGTTTATGTTGCTTTTTAGTCGTCAAGGAAAGCTCCGACTCCAGAAATGGTATGTTCCACTGTcggacaaagaaaagaaaaaaatcacaagagaACTTGTTCAAACAGTTTTAGCCCGTAAACCCAAAATGTGCAGTTTTTTGGAGTGGCGAGATCTGAAGATTGTCTACAAAag ATATGCTAGCCTGTATTTCTGCTGTGCTATTGAAGATCAGGATAATGAACTAATTACCCTGGAAATAATTCATCGTTACGTTGAACTACTTGACAAATATTTTGGCAGT GTGTGTGAACTTGATATCATCTTTAACTTTGAGAAAGCTTATTTTATTCTGGATGAATTTCTTTTGGGAGGAGAAGTTCAGGAAACATCCAAGAAAAATGTACTTAAAGCCATTGAACAGGCAGATCTACTCCAAGAG
- the AP1S2 gene encoding AP-1 complex subunit sigma-2 isoform X4 codes for MLICLEKCHPVGTNKMQFMLLFSRQGKLRLQKWYVPLSDKEKKKITRELVQTVLARKPKMCSFLEWRDLKIVYKRYASLYFCCAIEDQDNELITLEIIHRYVELLDKYFGSVCELDIIFNFEKAYFILDEFLLGGEVQETSKKNVLKAIEQADLLQENQNEDWGATP; via the exons ATGTTAATTTGTCTTGAAAAGTGCCATCCGGTTGGGACAAATAAG ATGCAGTTTATGTTGCTTTTTAGTCGTCAAGGAAAGCTCCGACTCCAGAAATGGTATGTTCCACTGTcggacaaagaaaagaaaaaaatcacaagagaACTTGTTCAAACAGTTTTAGCCCGTAAACCCAAAATGTGCAGTTTTTTGGAGTGGCGAGATCTGAAGATTGTCTACAAAag ATATGCTAGCCTGTATTTCTGCTGTGCTATTGAAGATCAGGATAATGAACTAATTACCCTGGAAATAATTCATCGTTACGTTGAACTACTTGACAAATATTTTGGCAGT GTGTGTGAACTTGATATCATCTTTAACTTTGAGAAAGCTTATTTTATTCTGGATGAATTTCTTTTGGGAGGAGAAGTTCAGGAAACATCCAAGAAAAATGTACTTAAAGCCATTGAACAGGCAGATCTACTCCAAGAG
- the AP1S2 gene encoding AP-1 complex subunit sigma-2 isoform X1, whose amino-acid sequence MLICLEKCHPVGTNKMQFMLLFSRQGKLRLQKWYVPLSDKEKKKITRELVQTVLARKPKMCSFLEWRDLKIVYKRYASLYFCCAIEDQDNELITLEIIHRYVELLDKYFGSVCELDIIFNFEKAYFILDEFLLGGEVQETSKKNVLKAIEQADLLQEEAETPRSVLEEIGLT is encoded by the exons ATGTTAATTTGTCTTGAAAAGTGCCATCCGGTTGGGACAAATAAG ATGCAGTTTATGTTGCTTTTTAGTCGTCAAGGAAAGCTCCGACTCCAGAAATGGTATGTTCCACTGTcggacaaagaaaagaaaaaaatcacaagagaACTTGTTCAAACAGTTTTAGCCCGTAAACCCAAAATGTGCAGTTTTTTGGAGTGGCGAGATCTGAAGATTGTCTACAAAag ATATGCTAGCCTGTATTTCTGCTGTGCTATTGAAGATCAGGATAATGAACTAATTACCCTGGAAATAATTCATCGTTACGTTGAACTACTTGACAAATATTTTGGCAGT GTGTGTGAACTTGATATCATCTTTAACTTTGAGAAAGCTTATTTTATTCTGGATGAATTTCTTTTGGGAGGAGAAGTTCAGGAAACATCCAAGAAAAATGTACTTAAAGCCATTGAACAGGCAGATCTACTCCAAGAG
- the AP1S2 gene encoding AP-1 complex subunit sigma-2 isoform X2, with amino-acid sequence MLICLEKCHPVGTNKMQFMLLFSRQGKLRLQKWYVPLSDKEKKKITRELVQTVLARKPKMCSFLEWRDLKIVYKRYASLYFCCAIEDQDNELITLEIIHRYVELLDKYFGSVCELDIIFNFEKAYFILDEFLLGGEVQETSKKNVLKAIEQADLLQENQNEDWGGLSDDIL; translated from the exons ATGTTAATTTGTCTTGAAAAGTGCCATCCGGTTGGGACAAATAAG ATGCAGTTTATGTTGCTTTTTAGTCGTCAAGGAAAGCTCCGACTCCAGAAATGGTATGTTCCACTGTcggacaaagaaaagaaaaaaatcacaagagaACTTGTTCAAACAGTTTTAGCCCGTAAACCCAAAATGTGCAGTTTTTTGGAGTGGCGAGATCTGAAGATTGTCTACAAAag ATATGCTAGCCTGTATTTCTGCTGTGCTATTGAAGATCAGGATAATGAACTAATTACCCTGGAAATAATTCATCGTTACGTTGAACTACTTGACAAATATTTTGGCAGT GTGTGTGAACTTGATATCATCTTTAACTTTGAGAAAGCTTATTTTATTCTGGATGAATTTCTTTTGGGAGGAGAAGTTCAGGAAACATCCAAGAAAAATGTACTTAAAGCCATTGAACAGGCAGATCTACTCCAAGAG
- the AP1S2 gene encoding AP-1 complex subunit sigma-2 isoform X5: MLICLEKCHPVGTNKMQFMLLFSRQGKLRLQKWYVPLSDKEKKKITRELVQTVLARKPKMCSFLEWRDLKIVYKRYASLYFCCAIEDQDNELITLEIIHRYVELLDKYFGSVCELDIIFNFEKAYFILDEFLLGGEVQETSKKNVLKAIEQADLLQEEMEAYKRDLF; the protein is encoded by the exons ATGTTAATTTGTCTTGAAAAGTGCCATCCGGTTGGGACAAATAAG ATGCAGTTTATGTTGCTTTTTAGTCGTCAAGGAAAGCTCCGACTCCAGAAATGGTATGTTCCACTGTcggacaaagaaaagaaaaaaatcacaagagaACTTGTTCAAACAGTTTTAGCCCGTAAACCCAAAATGTGCAGTTTTTTGGAGTGGCGAGATCTGAAGATTGTCTACAAAag ATATGCTAGCCTGTATTTCTGCTGTGCTATTGAAGATCAGGATAATGAACTAATTACCCTGGAAATAATTCATCGTTACGTTGAACTACTTGACAAATATTTTGGCAGT GTGTGTGAACTTGATATCATCTTTAACTTTGAGAAAGCTTATTTTATTCTGGATGAATTTCTTTTGGGAGGAGAAGTTCAGGAAACATCCAAGAAAAATGTACTTAAAGCCATTGAACAGGCAGATCTACTCCAAGAG
- the AP1S2 gene encoding AP-1 complex subunit sigma-2 isoform X3, with protein sequence MLICLEKCHPVGTNKMQFMLLFSRQGKLRLQKWYVPLSDKEKKKITRELVQTVLARKPKMCSFLEWRDLKIVYKRYASLYFCCAIEDQDNELITLEIIHRYVELLDKYFGSVCELDIIFNFEKAYFILDEFLLGGEVQETSKKNVLKAIEQADLLQEPRHEYFNVPVY encoded by the exons ATGTTAATTTGTCTTGAAAAGTGCCATCCGGTTGGGACAAATAAG ATGCAGTTTATGTTGCTTTTTAGTCGTCAAGGAAAGCTCCGACTCCAGAAATGGTATGTTCCACTGTcggacaaagaaaagaaaaaaatcacaagagaACTTGTTCAAACAGTTTTAGCCCGTAAACCCAAAATGTGCAGTTTTTTGGAGTGGCGAGATCTGAAGATTGTCTACAAAag ATATGCTAGCCTGTATTTCTGCTGTGCTATTGAAGATCAGGATAATGAACTAATTACCCTGGAAATAATTCATCGTTACGTTGAACTACTTGACAAATATTTTGGCAGT GTGTGTGAACTTGATATCATCTTTAACTTTGAGAAAGCTTATTTTATTCTGGATGAATTTCTTTTGGGAGGAGAAGTTCAGGAAACATCCAAGAAAAATGTACTTAAAGCCATTGAACAGGCAGATCTACTCCAAGAG
- the AP1S2 gene encoding AP-1 complex subunit sigma-2 isoform X8, with product MQFMLLFSRQGKLRLQKWYVPLSDKEKKKITRELVQTVLARKPKMCSFLEWRDLKIVYKRYASLYFCCAIEDQDNELITLEIIHRYVELLDKYFGSVCELDIIFNFEKAYFILDEFLLGGEVQETSKKNVLKAIEQADLLQENQNEDWGGLSDDIL from the exons ATGCAGTTTATGTTGCTTTTTAGTCGTCAAGGAAAGCTCCGACTCCAGAAATGGTATGTTCCACTGTcggacaaagaaaagaaaaaaatcacaagagaACTTGTTCAAACAGTTTTAGCCCGTAAACCCAAAATGTGCAGTTTTTTGGAGTGGCGAGATCTGAAGATTGTCTACAAAag ATATGCTAGCCTGTATTTCTGCTGTGCTATTGAAGATCAGGATAATGAACTAATTACCCTGGAAATAATTCATCGTTACGTTGAACTACTTGACAAATATTTTGGCAGT GTGTGTGAACTTGATATCATCTTTAACTTTGAGAAAGCTTATTTTATTCTGGATGAATTTCTTTTGGGAGGAGAAGTTCAGGAAACATCCAAGAAAAATGTACTTAAAGCCATTGAACAGGCAGATCTACTCCAAGAG
- the AP1S2 gene encoding AP-1 complex subunit sigma-2 isoform X7, translating into MQFMLLFSRQGKLRLQKWYVPLSDKEKKKITRELVQTVLARKPKMCSFLEWRDLKIVYKRYASLYFCCAIEDQDNELITLEIIHRYVELLDKYFGSVCELDIIFNFEKAYFILDEFLLGGEVQETSKKNVLKAIEQADLLQEEAETPRSVLEEIGLT; encoded by the exons ATGCAGTTTATGTTGCTTTTTAGTCGTCAAGGAAAGCTCCGACTCCAGAAATGGTATGTTCCACTGTcggacaaagaaaagaaaaaaatcacaagagaACTTGTTCAAACAGTTTTAGCCCGTAAACCCAAAATGTGCAGTTTTTTGGAGTGGCGAGATCTGAAGATTGTCTACAAAag ATATGCTAGCCTGTATTTCTGCTGTGCTATTGAAGATCAGGATAATGAACTAATTACCCTGGAAATAATTCATCGTTACGTTGAACTACTTGACAAATATTTTGGCAGT GTGTGTGAACTTGATATCATCTTTAACTTTGAGAAAGCTTATTTTATTCTGGATGAATTTCTTTTGGGAGGAGAAGTTCAGGAAACATCCAAGAAAAATGTACTTAAAGCCATTGAACAGGCAGATCTACTCCAAGAG
- the AP1S2 gene encoding AP-1 complex subunit sigma-2 isoform X10, with translation MQFMLLFSRQGKLRLQKWYVPLSDKEKKKITRELVQTVLARKPKMCSFLEWRDLKIVYKRYASLYFCCAIEDQDNELITLEIIHRYVELLDKYFGSVCELDIIFNFEKAYFILDEFLLGGEVQETSKKNVLKAIEQADLLQEPRHEYFNVPVY, from the exons ATGCAGTTTATGTTGCTTTTTAGTCGTCAAGGAAAGCTCCGACTCCAGAAATGGTATGTTCCACTGTcggacaaagaaaagaaaaaaatcacaagagaACTTGTTCAAACAGTTTTAGCCCGTAAACCCAAAATGTGCAGTTTTTTGGAGTGGCGAGATCTGAAGATTGTCTACAAAag ATATGCTAGCCTGTATTTCTGCTGTGCTATTGAAGATCAGGATAATGAACTAATTACCCTGGAAATAATTCATCGTTACGTTGAACTACTTGACAAATATTTTGGCAGT GTGTGTGAACTTGATATCATCTTTAACTTTGAGAAAGCTTATTTTATTCTGGATGAATTTCTTTTGGGAGGAGAAGTTCAGGAAACATCCAAGAAAAATGTACTTAAAGCCATTGAACAGGCAGATCTACTCCAAGAG
- the AP1S2 gene encoding AP-1 complex subunit sigma-2 isoform X12, with translation MQFMLLFSRQGKLRLQKWYVPLSDKEKKKITRELVQTVLARKPKMCSFLEWRDLKIVYKRYASLYFCCAIEDQDNELITLEIIHRYVELLDKYFGSVCELDIIFNFEKAYFILDEFLLGGEVQETSKKNVLKAIEQADLLQENQNEDWGATP, from the exons ATGCAGTTTATGTTGCTTTTTAGTCGTCAAGGAAAGCTCCGACTCCAGAAATGGTATGTTCCACTGTcggacaaagaaaagaaaaaaatcacaagagaACTTGTTCAAACAGTTTTAGCCCGTAAACCCAAAATGTGCAGTTTTTTGGAGTGGCGAGATCTGAAGATTGTCTACAAAag ATATGCTAGCCTGTATTTCTGCTGTGCTATTGAAGATCAGGATAATGAACTAATTACCCTGGAAATAATTCATCGTTACGTTGAACTACTTGACAAATATTTTGGCAGT GTGTGTGAACTTGATATCATCTTTAACTTTGAGAAAGCTTATTTTATTCTGGATGAATTTCTTTTGGGAGGAGAAGTTCAGGAAACATCCAAGAAAAATGTACTTAAAGCCATTGAACAGGCAGATCTACTCCAAGAG